CTTCCATGATAATTGGCCCGAAAATACAACTGGCTTTTTCCAGTGTCGACTGGTCCACTGCCAGGTAGCTGCCGATGGGCGTCTGGAAAAGCTGCTCCAGACGACAGGTCAGCCCTTCCCTGCCCACCCTTGCGTAGGTCTCAGAAATGGTGAGATGGTGTTCACCCTCGTTAATCCTGATATATACCGGTATGGCCACGATACCCACCGGATTGCCGCGACCTTGCGCTGTCATGAGCGTAACGGCTTTAAGGCGGTCATTTTCAGTCCAAAAAATAAGGATGTTGCCTTGACCGTCCTGCGCCGCCCCGGATGGATTAACCCAAGCGGCAAAAAGCAAAAGAAATACTAAAAGGACAAGGCAGCTCCGTATACACCTGGTGTATGTCATAGAAAGCCCCCTTAAATCTACCAAAAATATTATGAAACTGCGGGCTGACTTTTATTCTAAAAAAAATTCGCCTCTGACGACCTGTGGGCTTATAACGCGGCTCATGTTCGTCCCAATTTTGTTCAACGTTATTTTCAGGATGTCCAGCCGCCAGCGGCGCCACGTATCATAAAAACACCAGCGATGTAGGCGTCGATTCCAACCGCATACGGCGTGCCAGCTCCGAACTCGTGGCAGCCAATCCGCATTTGTGCGAATGAATTCGTACCTACATTTTTGGGGTCTCGCTTCGTATGCCGGACTCTTATTTTCAGTGGCGGGCCTTAAAATCACGCTAGCGTGAGCCCACAGATCACCTCTGCGGACGTGAGGTTACTACGAATCGAGAAGCGTTTTTCGATAAACCCGGTAGACCCTGCCCTTCCTGGCTTGCCCCATGTTCTGGATAATTTTGTTCATCATCCGGTTACTCTCCGCAATTTGGGATAATTCGAAGCGCATGACGCCTCTCCGGCCAGCCCTGCGGATACATTCTAGAATCAGCGCGGCTTCCAGCCCCTTAAACCGAAAGGGCGGCAGCACGGCCAAGACGGCCAGACGGGCGGTCCGGGGACCCGCCAGCGCCCTACCGGAGTTTCTTCTTAAAGCTAAAAGGGTCAAACAGAGACCGGCCGGCTTTCCGTCAACTTCAGCGATCAGGATCAAGCCGGGGTCATAAAAACCCTTCAGTCTATGCAAAATGGCGGCGCCTTCCTCCGGGGAAAGAGGCGCGAACCCCCAGATACCCGGCATTGAACCGTTATGCAGGCATGAAAATTTTTCTCCCTCAGCTGTCAGGTTGTTAAAATCCAGTTCCCTGATACGCAGGGTCTGGTTATTCATAGCCCGGGAAGCCACTCTTACCAACCGCTCCGGTAAAGGCTTCCCGAGGTCACGGTGGTAAGCCAGCAGGTCCACTTCCAGCTCCAGCCCGCTTGCTTTTAACAGATCCTGATAATAGGGGGGATTATAGGGCATGCCCGGCAGGTGAAAACCCTTAAAACCCTCCACCAATAGGCCCACCCGTTCGTGCGGAGTAAGATCAACAGGTCCGATCATTACCTTTACTCCCCTGCCGGCCAGCCATGCTGAAGCTCTTTCAATCAGCGCAACCGCCACAGTGGGGTCGGGTAAAGCTTCAAAGTACCCAAAATAACCGGTAGACCTTAACTGTTCGTCCGTATGGACACCGGCCGCAATGCGCCCGGCAGCATAACCTCTATGCACCGCCAGAAAAGGCTGCGCTTCCACCCGCGCAAACAGGCGATCCCGTCTCGGGTTGGCGGGATCGATAATGGGAAAAGACGGCGCCGTAAAAACACCACGGTAAACCGATCCCGGGAAGGCGTTAAAGACCTGAAGTTCTTCCGGGCTCGAGACAGCTACAACCTCTACAGCCATAACACACCCCCACTTTTTTTGCTACAGGTTATTCCGGCAGTCAGCCCATTGCTACTACCTTGAAAATACACACAGATCGCTTCAAAACATGTAGGTGCGAATTCATTCGCACAAATGCAACATTGGCTGCCACAAGTTCGGCGCTGGCGCGCCGTTGTGCGATTGAAATCGCACCTCGCTAAGTATGTTTTCATGATCCATGATACCGCTGAAGGCATGACAACTACCTTATAAATAAGTGGGCAGCATACAAAAAGCCAAACCCAAAGAAAATGTGGCTGCTTACGCTGGCACAGCGATAAGGCATGTGAATTTATCATAAAAAAACAACAAACCGGCCCTCAAGGACCGGCAGATTCAGAGTGCATTGACGATACAAACCATTGTACCGAAACAAATATTGGAACAAATTAACTATTACCGCTTGCACCTTATACCCAATCAAGTGCAGGCGCGAATTTATTCGCACGCATCTCAAAGGAACACGAACACAGATACGCCCTACGCCTTACGACCAACCACAGAGTTAACTATGCTCCCAAAGTCTTCAGCGCCAGAGTAAGGTCGGCGGGCTTATCAACATCAACGCCAACTTCAGGATATTTTGACATTACCACAATTCCCTTAATCATGCCCAAAAGCTGTGAGGCTTTTTGCTCAGCCTCGGCAATGGTCAGGGAGCGCATTAAAAACTTCAGTACAAATCCCAGGCCGATTAGCCTGCAAAGTCCAACCGGGCTCTTGCGCAGGCTGATAATTTTTTGCCCGTTTTCAACACATTGCTTAAAAATCGCGGGGTTAATTAAGAAGAGGTTTCCCCCCGTAAACACACCCTCTTTTAAATTGACATAGGTGCGCCTGGTCGTTGGGAATTTACTCTCCACCACCTGCTTGGAAATGATAGGGTAATACAGGTCGCCGCTCATATCGCCGCAAAGCTCGAGGAAATCGTTAACCGCCTGGGTTGTGAGCATGGGAATGTCGGAAGTAACCAGCAGTACCCGGCCAGCCCCCAGGACACTCTTCAGTCCTGCTTCGATGTTTTCCATAATACCGCCGCGAGACTCTATAACAGATACCCGCTCTCCGTTAAAAAACGGGGAAAGCTCTGCAACGGGACCAACCACCACCACCCGCCTTATCTGACGACATCTCAATAGCGCTTCAACCACATACTGGACCATGATTTTTTCGCCTATCGGTATCAGCGCCTCGTAGCGGACCTCGCTGCATTCTCTGAGCGGCCCTTCATTGCTGCTCCCGGCCAGGACAACAGCGTCAACCATTAAGCCTCTTCCTCCCTGAGGGCATTTAAGAGGCTTTGCTCGGCGTTTTCAATATGCTCAGTGGCAAGTTTCTGGGCTTGTTCCACGTTGCGGTCGGAAATCGCCTCAACAATCTTGGTGTGTTCATCCAGAGCGATTTTTAAACGGCCCGGCTGGGATAAAGATGTCATACGAAAACGGTTAATCTGCTCATGGAGATTAATAATAATCTGTTCCAGTCGCTGGTTGCGGGAGGATTTGTAAATAAGAGCGTGAAAAGCAGTATCTCCTTCAACTACCGCTTTGAGATCTTCCTCTGCGCTGACGTTTATTTGATGAATTGACCGCTCAAGTTGATCCATCTCTTCGTCCGTGATTCTCTCGGCGGAAAGTCCGGCAGCAAGCCCTTCCAGGGCAGCCCTCACTTCAAAAATATCTACGATATCCTTTACCGATATGCCCGCCACATAAGCCCCCTTGCGGGGAACCATAACCACAAACCCTTCCAGTTCCAGCTTGCGGATGGCCTCCCTGACCGGGGTGCGGCTCACACCCATTTCTTCGGCGAGCTGGATTTCCATCAGTCGCTCGCCCGGCCGCAACCTCCCCTGGATAATTGCTTCCCGGAGGGACTCGAAAACCATTTCACGAAGGGGTTTATAATTGTCCAGTTTAATAGGTATAAGTCTTGACTTGTCCATCAATGTCCCTCCCCGGAATGTAAGTGTAATAATATTTATATTTTACTCTCGGTTATTGTTAATCGCAAGAAATATACGCTTTATTGCCAGTGTTTAATATATTGGTGACAATCACCTGCTCATCCCGCCGGTTATAACGGGCCGCGACAGCATGGGCCGTGTCCAGGTCCGGAGTCAGTCCGAATACGGTAGGTCCGCTGCCTGACATCAGAACACCCAGGGCCCCCGCTTGCAGCAATTTTGCTTTAATTACCGATATCGCCGGCTGCAGCTGGATCGCCACCGGCTCCAGCATATTGACCAGGTGGCTGCAAATAGCGCGGGCGTCGTTTTTTTCAATTGCGTTAATCATACCCCGGTGATCCGGTTTATCGACGCTTACTTCCCGTTTATAAGACTGGTAAACATGCGCCGTCGATAGTCCAAAGGGGGGTTTAACCAGTACCACACCCAGACCGGGACAAGCTGGAAGCCGCTCCACTCTTTCCCCCCTGCCGCGGGCCAGCGCGGTGCCCCCCAACAGGCAGAATGGTATATCCGAACCCAACCGCTCCCCAAGCTTCATTAAGTCTAGCAAGGAGAGACCTGTCCCCCACATCTTATTTAAAGCAATCAGGGTAGCCGCGGCATCTGCCGAACCTCCGGCCAAACCGGCCGCAACTGGTATGTATTTTTTGAGGTGGATGCTTGCTCCTTGCCGGATCCCCCTGTGGCCGCGCAGTAAGTCGGCCGCACGGTACACCAGGTTTTGCGCGCCGGCAGGCAAGCCGTCTCCTTCGACCGTCAGGGTTATTTTTCCCGGTGTTGGGCTAAACTCAAGGTAGTCATGCAGTTCAATTGACTGCATAACCATTTCCACTTCGTGGTAGCCATCCGGTCTTTTACCTAATACTTCCAGGGTAAGGTTTATCTTAGCCCTGGCTCGGGCTTTAATACTCACTGGGGCACCATCTCCCGTGTATTAAGTTAGCCTTAAAAGACCGAAAATCCTCTTATCTCCTTCACAATTTCTTGATTTTTTCCGGGTATGCAAAATCCTGGTTCTGGTGGCCTTTGCAACGCCAAACTTCTTCCGGCCGCACGCCCAGGACCATCAGCCCTGCAGCGGCAGCCAGGGCATCTTCCAGCCGGTTTGCGTCTGAAACGTTACAGGGATGTGTTTTTGTTTTGGTAATCGTCCTGGACCGGCAGCCGTTTGCGACAAGCACCTTGCCTTCACGGATAAACACAGCCATCCCTCCTGCTCCCAGATGCCGCCTGACCACAGCGTTATCAGGATAAACACTGTAGTATACAACCCGGCCCTTAAGCCTGCCGGCAGGATATAACTCTTGCTGGCTGTCCGCATTAACCACCTCGTAGCCAAAACGGCCGGCAGCTTGCAGGACCAGTTCCCTGAGGCCGGCCAGGCGCAACAGGCGGGATCTTGGCGCATCCGGACCCTGACGGTATTCGTCCACAAACTTTTGGATTGATGAATAAAACTCCATGCTTAGCCATTCAGTTCCAGAATTAAGCATGACATCCCTCCATCACTATTCCTAAGGTTATTATTAACCTTATTTAGGCAAATGATACAATTTTTTTTAGTTGTCATTGATGCTCAATGCTATTTCCCTCTCATAGAATAAAGATAATCAAACCTCTGATAGGAGGGCTATAATGGCTGATAAATTAATGCGTGCCCACGGCAGTTATATAACCATAAACCTGGCCACCCGCCGCCTTGGTTTTCACGAAGGAGGGCGCCTGGTAAATACCTACCCGGTTGGAGTAGGGAAACCTTCAACACCTACACCAACCGGCAGCTACAGCGTTAGAGAGAAGATCATGTACCCCGGCGGAGCCCTGGGTACACGCTGGATGGGATTGTCTGTCCCGGGAGGGAATTACGGTATCCACGGAACCAATAATCCTCCGTCGATTGGAGGTTATGTTTCCAACGGGTGTATTCGCATGTACAACCAGGATGTGGAAGAACTTTTCCCAAGGGTGATGATTGGCACGGCAGTAGAAATTTCAGCCGGGACAGTCCAATCAAAGACCGAGAGCCTAACGGGCGCCGCGCAGGGAGGACAGCGCAAGCATATTGTGCAGGCCGGGGAAAGCCTGTGGGAGATTGCGCAGAAATATGGCAAAAGCCTGGAATCACTCATTACTGTGAACCTGATCGCCAACCCGGATG
This region of Pelotomaculum schinkii genomic DNA includes:
- a CDS encoding GntR family transcriptional regulator, with the translated sequence MDKSRLIPIKLDNYKPLREMVFESLREAIIQGRLRPGERLMEIQLAEEMGVSRTPVREAIRKLELEGFVVMVPRKGAYVAGISVKDIVDIFEVRAALEGLAAGLSAERITDEEMDQLERSIHQINVSAEEDLKAVVEGDTAFHALIYKSSRNQRLEQIIINLHEQINRFRMTSLSQPGRLKIALDEHTKIVEAISDRNVEQAQKLATEHIENAEQSLLNALREEEA
- a CDS encoding nucleotidyltransferase family protein, with the translated sequence MVDAVVLAGSSNEGPLRECSEVRYEALIPIGEKIMVQYVVEALLRCRQIRRVVVVGPVAELSPFFNGERVSVIESRGGIMENIEAGLKSVLGAGRVLLVTSDIPMLTTQAVNDFLELCGDMSGDLYYPIISKQVVESKFPTTRRTYVNLKEGVFTGGNLFLINPAIFKQCVENGQKIISLRKSPVGLCRLIGLGFVLKFLMRSLTIAEAEQKASQLLGMIKGIVVMSKYPEVGVDVDKPADLTLALKTLGA
- the ispE gene encoding 4-(cytidine 5'-diphospho)-2-C-methyl-D-erythritol kinase, which encodes MSIKARARAKINLTLEVLGKRPDGYHEVEMVMQSIELHDYLEFSPTPGKITLTVEGDGLPAGAQNLVYRAADLLRGHRGIRQGASIHLKKYIPVAAGLAGGSADAAATLIALNKMWGTGLSLLDLMKLGERLGSDIPFCLLGGTALARGRGERVERLPACPGLGVVLVKPPFGLSTAHVYQSYKREVSVDKPDHRGMINAIEKNDARAICSHLVNMLEPVAIQLQPAISVIKAKLLQAGALGVLMSGSGPTVFGLTPDLDTAHAVAARYNRRDEQVIVTNILNTGNKAYISCD
- a CDS encoding L,D-transpeptidase family protein yields the protein MADKLMRAHGSYITINLATRRLGFHEGGRLVNTYPVGVGKPSTPTPTGSYSVREKIMYPGGALGTRWMGLSVPGGNYGIHGTNNPPSIGGYVSNGCIRMYNQDVEELFPRVMIGTAVEISAGTVQSKTESLTGAAQGGQRKHIVQAGESLWEIAQKYGKSLESLITVNLIANPDVIYPGQVLIIPA
- a CDS encoding GNAT family N-acetyltransferase codes for the protein MAVEVVAVSSPEELQVFNAFPGSVYRGVFTAPSFPIIDPANPRRDRLFARVEAQPFLAVHRGYAAGRIAAGVHTDEQLRSTGYFGYFEALPDPTVAVALIERASAWLAGRGVKVMIGPVDLTPHERVGLLVEGFKGFHLPGMPYNPPYYQDLLKASGLELEVDLLAYHRDLGKPLPERLVRVASRAMNNQTLRIRELDFNNLTAEGEKFSCLHNGSMPGIWGFAPLSPEEGAAILHRLKGFYDPGLILIAEVDGKPAGLCLTLLALRRNSGRALAGPRTARLAVLAVLPPFRFKGLEAALILECIRRAGRRGVMRFELSQIAESNRMMNKIIQNMGQARKGRVYRVYRKTLLDS